A region from the Pseudomonas sp. P8_229 genome encodes:
- a CDS encoding cold shock domain-containing protein, whose product MAVGKVKWFNNAKGFGFINTDAREGRDEDGNDIDFFAHYSAIEMDGYKTLKAGQAVNFDIVQGPKGLHAVKITAAATASEPTAHTPHTEKVSS is encoded by the coding sequence ATGGCTGTCGGCAAGGTGAAATGGTTCAACAATGCCAAGGGATTCGGCTTTATCAATACCGACGCCCGCGAAGGCCGCGATGAGGATGGCAACGACATCGATTTCTTTGCGCACTACTCCGCCATTGAAATGGACGGGTATAAAACCCTCAAGGCCGGACAGGCCGTGAACTTCGACATCGTGCAAGGCCCCAAAGGCCTGCATGCCGTGAAGATCACAGCTGCGGCGACTGCCAGCGAGCCGACCGCGCATACGCCCCATACCGAAAAAGTGTCGAGCTGA